CAGACTTCTCCAGAGCACTGAGAGCTGTGTCCTagccaaggaaaaacaaaaagacgaAGAAAGGGAGTTCTGAtagctgtcttctttttttttttttttttttttaatgtgggatcttcccggaccagggctcgaacccgtgtcccctgcattagcaggtggattcttaaccactgcgccaccagggaagccctgatagcTATCTTCttttaggaaaaagaagaatttatTGACTCAAGACTAAAAGCCAAAGGCCTGGAACTGAGAGCTGAATCGGGTCAAAAAGCAACACTGAATGCAGAAGAAATGGCTGACTTTTACAaggaatttttaagtaaaaattttcGGAAGCACATGTATTGTAACAGGGACTGGTGCAAGCGTAATTTGGCCATCACCTTCTTCATGGGAAAAGTGGCCCTGGAGAGGATTTGGAACAAGCTTAGACTGAAACAAAAGAAGACCAGCAATTAGGAGCCCACC
This is a stretch of genomic DNA from Eschrichtius robustus isolate mEscRob2 chromosome 20, mEscRob2.pri, whole genome shotgun sequence. It encodes these proteins:
- the LOC137755581 gene encoding cytochrome c oxidase assembly factor 8; translation: MAVSRFCPPRKSCHDWIGPPDKHSNLQPVHFYIPENESPLEQKLRELRQETQERNQQFWANQNLTFLKEKEEFIDSRLKAKGLELRAESGQKATLNAEEMADFYKEFLSKNFRKHMYCNRDWCKRNLAITFFMGKVALERIWNKLRLKQKKTSN